The DNA region TCGTCCGGGTGGCGAAGAAGTCGCGCGGCAGGTCCAGGGCCAGTGCCAGCAGCTCGGCGATCCGGCCCGCCACGGTCTCGCAGGCGGCGAAGTAGCGTTTCAACGCGGCGCGCAGCTCCACCCCCGACGCGTCGTCGGGGAACGGCAGGTCCTCGTCGTCCCGCAGGATCAGCCGTCCCACACTGAACTTCTCGACGTAGTCCGCGGGCATTCCCCGCTTGCCGGTGTAGGCGTAGGCGTTCTCGGAGAGCAGGGCGCTGTACCCGTACGGGCTGTAGTCGCTGTCGCCGGACGCGGTGGAGGTGCGCATCGCGAACTCGCGTTTGGTGTCCGCCGGGAGCCGGAAGAAGCGCAGCGACGCGGCGTAGGCGTCGTCGAAGACCTCGGGTGGGATGCCGTGGCCACGGACGACGAAGAAGCCGGTCTCGCGGCACGCGTCGGAGATCCTGTCGGCGATCTCGCGCTCGGCGTCCGTACGCTCCGAATGCGCCGGGTCCAGAGAGATTACCGGGATCATCCGTCGGCCTCCTGCCGGGGGACGAGAATCGTCCGCTCGAACTCGATCACTGTCGTGCCGTCCTGGTTCAGGCCGTGGGTACGTACCGTCACGATCCCCTCGCCGGGCCGCTTGCCGGACTTCCGCTTGGCGAGGACGTGGGTCCGCGCGTGGAGCGTGTCGCCCACGAACACCGGGGCGGTCAGCCGCACCTTGTCCCAGCCGAGGTTGGCGACACACTTGGAGCTGATGGTGGCCACGGTCATCCCGTTGACGATCCCGAAGGTGACCAGGCTCGACACCACGATCCGGCCGAACCGGGACTGCTCCGCGTGGACGGCGTCGATGTGCAACGGGTGCTGGTTGAGGCAGAGCAGAGAGCTCCACACGTTGTCGGTCATGGTGATCGTCCGGCCGGGCCGGTGCTCGACGACCTCGCCGGGGACGAAGTCCTCGTAGACCATGCCGTTGTCCTCCCGGTAGACCCCGGGGCCGACAGCGACGACAGAGTTGTCCTTCACCGCTCTCCTTCTCCGATGCCGGCCCGGCGCAACGCGGACCGGGCCGATCCGTGCGCCGCGTCGGCGGCGGTGGCGGCCAGGCCGACGCCCCAGAACGTCCGGCCGCCCTCGTCCAGCGCCGCGAAGCAGGCCGCCGACCCGCCGTTCGCGACGGCCGGGCCGGTGACCACGGCGTGCGTGAACTCGATTCCGTGCGCCACGACGAGTTCCGCGACGGCCTTCTCGTCCCAAGCGTCCTTCGTGTCTCTCACGTCCTTGTTCTGGTCCCCGTCGGCATCGGCGGACGCGCGGACCGCGGGCACCGCCTCGTCGACGCGGTAGGTCTTCCTGAACAGCCGCCAGATCTCGGCCGGTTCCAGTTCCCGCCCCATGCTGTCGGCGGTGTCCTGGACCACGGCCGCGAAGTCCCGCCGCAGTCCCACCGGCAGGTCGATTCCCCAACCGGCCCTCAGCACATAGGCGATGCCGCCCTTGCCCGACTGGCTGTTGACCCGGATGATCGCCCGGTAGTCGCGGCCGACGTCCTTCGGGTCGATCGGCAGATACGGCACCTGCCAGGGCAGTTCGGCGACGTTCCGGCCCTCGCGCTCGGCACGGGCGGCCAGCGCGGACAGCCCCTTGGCGACGGCGTCCTGATGGGTGCCCGAGAAGGCGGTGTACACCAGGTCCCCGGCGTACGGGTGCCGGGGATGCACCGGCAGTTGGTTGCAGTCCTCGACGATCTCGCGGAGGGCGTCGATGTCGGAG from Streptomyces sp. NBC_01754 includes:
- a CDS encoding isopenicillin N synthase family dioxygenase; this translates as MIPVISLDPAHSERTDAEREIADRISDACRETGFFVVRGHGIPPEVFDDAYAASLRFFRLPADTKREFAMRTSTASGDSDYSPYGYSALLSENAYAYTGKRGMPADYVEKFSVGRLILRDDEDLPFPDDASGVELRAALKRYFAACETVAGRIAELLALALDLPRDFFATRTNTSNDSLRSHLYPGADAEFLNDQGMGQHTDGTLITLLTQDGPGLQLQDRSGRWLDIEVAERDSFIVNIGDLMARWSNDEYVSTPHRVRLAERRRQSVVFFKLANDDTVIECFPKFAADRPPKYEPIRYEDFSLQKMNLLFGRDGA
- a CDS encoding MaoC family dehydratase, with translation MVYEDFVPGEVVEHRPGRTITMTDNVWSSLLCLNQHPLHIDAVHAEQSRFGRIVVSSLVTFGIVNGMTVATISSKCVANLGWDKVRLTAPVFVGDTLHARTHVLAKRKSGKRPGEGIVTVRTHGLNQDGTTVIEFERTILVPRQEADG